The following are from one region of the Pseudazoarcus pumilus genome:
- the ccmD gene encoding heme exporter protein CcmD, with product MQWESWSAFWDMGGAAVFVWGSYGVTAACIVAELMLVFRRRSETARRLSRLRRAAPSGRPAPGVSEESVR from the coding sequence ATGCAGTGGGAATCCTGGAGCGCATTCTGGGACATGGGCGGCGCGGCCGTCTTCGTATGGGGCAGCTACGGCGTGACCGCCGCGTGCATCGTCGCGGAACTGATGCTGGTGTTTCGCCGTCGTAGCGAGACCGCGCGCAGGCTGTCGAGGCTGCGTCGCGCGGCACCGTCGGGTCGGCCCGCGCCCGGCGTCAGTGAGGAGAGTGTTCGATGA
- the ccmE gene encoding cytochrome c maturation protein CcmE: MKPRSKRLLLLAGAASLLVGAVALVLTAFQENLVFFHTPSEVVAGKAPTGRTFRVGGMVEEGSIQRQPDGLTVSFVITDMAQTVPVSYRGTLPDLFQEGKGAVVQGQLGPDGRFTATEVLAKHDENYMPVEAQYALDSAQMQKAAESMQQ; this comes from the coding sequence ATGAAACCCCGTAGCAAGCGCCTGCTGCTGCTCGCCGGCGCCGCATCCCTTCTGGTCGGGGCGGTGGCGCTCGTGCTCACCGCCTTCCAGGAAAACCTGGTGTTCTTCCACACGCCCAGCGAGGTCGTCGCCGGCAAGGCGCCCACGGGCCGCACCTTCCGCGTCGGCGGCATGGTCGAGGAAGGCTCGATCCAGCGCCAGCCCGACGGGCTGACCGTGAGCTTCGTCATCACCGACATGGCGCAGACCGTGCCGGTGAGTTATCGCGGCACGCTCCCCGATCTGTTCCAGGAGGGCAAGGGCGCGGTGGTGCAGGGTCAGCTCGGCCCGGACGGGCGCTTCACCGCCACCGAGGTGCTGGCCAAGCACGACGAGAACTACATGCCGGTCGAGGCGCAGTACGCGCTCGATTCGGCCCAGATGCAAAAGGCCGCGGAGAGCATGCAGCAATGA
- a CDS encoding heme lyase CcmF/NrfE family subunit, whose protein sequence is MIAELGHFALILAMVLAIVQATVPMIGAHRNRMALMGVARPAAHGQFLFLVVAYVCLTWTFIESDFSVRLAAANSHSDTPLIYKITGVWGNHEGSLLLWAMALSAWTVAVTVFSRHLPEAFLARVVGVLGWISAGFVSFTLFTSNPFERLLPGALEGRDLNPLLQDPGMIIHPPLLYMGYVGFSVAFAFAIAALLTGRLDAAWARWSRPWTTVAWVFLTAGIAVGSGWAYYELGWGGWWFWDPVENASFMPWLLGTALIHSLAVTEKRGAFRSWTVLLAIGAFSLSLLGTFLVRSGVITSVHAFATDPARGLYILALLVFVIGVSLVLFAWRAPKLSGGGSFALLSRESALLGNNVLLAVACAAVLLGTLYPLFLDALNLGKISVGPPYFEATFVPLMTPVVILMVIAPFVRWKGDDASRLGRMLWVSALASVLIGGGVALAIDHVTWRTVLGLSLSAWVLLGSALLLVRRLTERAGAAVGARLRGIPSAWWGMWLAHLGIGVFVIGVTMVGSLEADLDVKMREGQTAQLAGYTFTFRGAAERDGPNYDANRAIIDVTRGDRAIATLTPEKRVYRAQQMPMTEASIDVGPLRDVYVSLGDQVEPGAWIISLHYRPFISWIWAGAILMGLGGIFAAADKRYRKLAERDAARPAGAAVPAG, encoded by the coding sequence ATGATCGCCGAACTCGGGCATTTCGCCCTGATCCTCGCCATGGTTCTCGCCATCGTGCAGGCCACCGTGCCGATGATCGGTGCGCACCGCAACCGCATGGCGCTGATGGGCGTGGCCCGCCCGGCCGCCCACGGCCAGTTCCTGTTTCTTGTCGTGGCCTACGTGTGCCTGACCTGGACCTTCATCGAGAGCGACTTCTCGGTGCGCCTGGCCGCGGCCAACTCGCACTCGGACACCCCGCTGATCTACAAGATCACCGGCGTATGGGGCAACCATGAGGGCTCGCTGCTGCTGTGGGCGATGGCGCTGTCCGCATGGACCGTGGCGGTGACGGTGTTCAGCCGCCATCTGCCCGAAGCCTTTCTCGCGCGCGTGGTCGGCGTGCTGGGCTGGATCAGCGCCGGCTTCGTGTCCTTCACGCTGTTCACGTCCAACCCCTTCGAGCGCCTGCTTCCCGGTGCCCTCGAAGGACGCGACCTGAACCCGCTGCTGCAGGACCCGGGCATGATCATCCATCCGCCGCTGCTCTACATGGGCTACGTGGGTTTCTCGGTGGCCTTCGCCTTCGCCATCGCGGCACTGCTCACCGGCCGGCTGGATGCCGCCTGGGCGCGCTGGTCGCGCCCGTGGACGACGGTAGCCTGGGTGTTCCTGACCGCCGGCATCGCGGTCGGCTCGGGCTGGGCCTATTACGAGCTGGGCTGGGGCGGCTGGTGGTTCTGGGACCCGGTGGAGAACGCCTCCTTCATGCCGTGGCTGCTGGGTACGGCGCTGATCCATTCGCTGGCGGTCACCGAGAAGCGCGGGGCCTTCCGCAGCTGGACCGTGCTGCTGGCCATCGGCGCGTTCTCGCTGTCGCTGCTCGGCACCTTCCTGGTGCGTTCTGGCGTGATCACCTCGGTGCATGCCTTCGCCACCGACCCGGCGCGCGGCCTGTACATCCTCGCGCTGCTGGTGTTCGTGATCGGCGTGTCGCTGGTGCTCTTCGCGTGGCGTGCGCCGAAGCTCTCGGGCGGCGGCAGCTTCGCGCTGCTCTCGCGCGAATCGGCCCTGCTGGGCAACAACGTGCTGCTTGCCGTGGCCTGTGCTGCGGTGCTGCTGGGCACGCTGTATCCGCTGTTCCTCGACGCGCTCAATCTGGGCAAGATCTCGGTCGGCCCGCCGTACTTCGAGGCGACCTTCGTGCCGCTGATGACGCCGGTGGTCATCCTCATGGTGATCGCGCCTTTCGTGCGCTGGAAGGGTGACGACGCCTCGCGACTGGGACGCATGCTGTGGGTCTCCGCGCTGGCCAGCGTGCTCATCGGTGGCGGCGTCGCGCTGGCCATCGACCATGTGACCTGGCGCACCGTGCTGGGCCTGTCGCTGTCGGCCTGGGTGCTGCTGGGCAGTGCGCTCCTGCTGGTGCGTCGCCTGACCGAGCGCGCCGGTGCGGCGGTGGGCGCGCGGTTGCGTGGCATCCCTTCGGCGTGGTGGGGCATGTGGCTGGCGCACCTGGGTATCGGCGTGTTCGTCATCGGCGTGACCATGGTGGGCAGTCTGGAGGCGGATCTGGACGTCAAGATGCGCGAGGGTCAGACGGCGCAGCTGGCCGGTTACACCTTCACCTTCCGTGGCGCGGCCGAACGCGACGGCCCGAACTATGACGCGAACCGCGCCATCATCGACGTCACGCGCGGCGATCGCGCCATCGCCACGCTCACGCCCGAGAAGCGCGTCTATCGTGCGCAGCAGATGCCGATGACCGAAGCCTCGATCGACGTCGGCCCGTTACGCGACGTCTATGTGTCGCTCGGCGATCAGGTCGAGCCGGGTGCCTGGATCATCAGCCTGCACTACCGGCCCTTCATCAGCTGGATCTGGGCCGGCGCCATCCTGATGGGGCTGGGCGGTATCTTCGCCGCCGCCGACAAGCGCTACCGCAAGCTTGCCGAACGCGACGCCGCACGTCCGGCCGGCGCGGCCGTACCGGCCGGATGA
- a CDS encoding DsbE family thiol:disulfide interchange protein, which yields MKAKFLVPLAIFFVLAGFLAYGLTLNPREVPSPLVGKPAPDFSLPRLDKPDERFGLADMRGQVFLLNVWASWCVSCRQEHPLLVQMKRQGVVPVVGLNYKDARADALEWLREGGNPYSANVMDADGRIGIEYGVYGTPETFLIDGEGIIRYKHIGPMNAGVVRDVLMPRIAELSRAG from the coding sequence ATGAAAGCGAAGTTTCTCGTACCGCTGGCGATCTTCTTCGTGCTCGCCGGTTTTCTCGCCTACGGGCTGACGCTCAACCCGCGTGAAGTGCCTTCGCCGCTGGTCGGCAAGCCCGCACCGGACTTCTCGCTGCCGCGTCTGGACAAGCCCGACGAGCGCTTCGGCCTGGCCGACATGCGCGGTCAGGTGTTCCTGCTCAACGTGTGGGCCTCGTGGTGTGTGTCGTGCCGTCAGGAGCACCCGCTGCTGGTGCAGATGAAGCGCCAGGGCGTGGTGCCGGTGGTCGGGCTGAACTACAAGGATGCGCGCGCCGACGCGCTCGAATGGCTGCGCGAGGGCGGCAACCCCTATTCCGCCAACGTGATGGACGCGGACGGGCGCATCGGAATCGAGTACGGCGTCTATGGCACGCCCGAGACCTTTCTGATCGACGGCGAGGGCATCATCCGTTACAAGCACATCGGCCCGATGAACGCTGGCGTGGTGCGCGACGTGCTTATGCCCAGGATCGCGGAGCTCTCCCGTGCCGGCTGA
- a CDS encoding cytochrome c-type biogenesis protein — translation MPAERMRHLLGVLALTVALPLFAQGQAQPLADDPVLESRVIELSQKLRCLVCQNETIAGSRAPLAIDLRNQVREQLASGKSEDQVVDFLVERYGDFVLYDPPFKATTILLWLGPGALALLGVGALMVRLRRREADAATPRLSSDERARARELLGDDETEFPEESRK, via the coding sequence GTGCCGGCTGAACGCATGCGCCACCTGCTGGGCGTGCTGGCGCTGACCGTGGCCTTGCCGCTGTTCGCGCAGGGTCAGGCTCAACCACTGGCCGACGACCCGGTGCTCGAGTCGCGCGTCATCGAGCTGTCGCAGAAGCTGCGCTGCCTGGTGTGCCAGAACGAGACCATCGCCGGCTCGCGCGCGCCGTTGGCGATCGACCTGCGCAACCAGGTGCGCGAACAGCTCGCCTCCGGCAAGAGCGAGGATCAGGTGGTCGATTTCCTCGTCGAACGCTACGGCGACTTCGTCCTCTACGATCCACCCTTCAAGGCCACCACGATCCTGCTGTGGCTGGGTCCAGGCGCGCTCGCACTGCTCGGCGTGGGTGCGCTGATGGTGCGTTTGCGCCGCCGCGAGGCCGATGCCGCGACACCCCGACTGTCGTCCGACGAGCGTGCGCGTGCGCGCGAACTGCTCGGCGACGATGAAACCGAATTTCCCGAGGAGTCCCGCAAGTGA
- the ccmI gene encoding c-type cytochrome biogenesis protein CcmI, which translates to MSVFVLLSAILVAGALLFVLPPLLGRGARRRADAEKRAQAEVAIAVLREQLADLKAEHAAGRVDDEAFARNRAELEARVLEEGQFVESDADVRPSKAWAIAMVLAVPLLAVLVYGAIGEPAALDPEARVAQAEAPAEQLTPEQISGLVAQLADRLAEDPSDETGWAMLARSYTMLGEFERAQATWERIGANIPDNAMLMADWADLLVAAQQGDFEGEPRRLIERALELEPDNFKALALAGAAAFEREDYPTASSYWERILEQVPREDAAYASVVASINEARSRGGMELMDAPDLPAAPAPVTLAGQVRLAAESPAALPPQATAFVFVRAPEGGMPFAAIRFPAADLPTTFDFSGAARMNDAPLPDELMLFARVSMSGEAAPQPGDLEATPVTVAPDASGVVLVIDRVRE; encoded by the coding sequence GTGAGCGTTTTCGTCCTGCTGTCCGCGATTCTCGTCGCGGGCGCGCTGTTGTTCGTCCTGCCGCCGCTACTCGGGCGCGGTGCGCGGCGGCGCGCCGATGCCGAGAAGCGAGCCCAGGCCGAGGTCGCGATCGCGGTGCTGCGTGAACAGCTCGCCGATCTCAAGGCCGAGCATGCGGCGGGACGCGTCGACGACGAGGCCTTTGCGCGCAATCGCGCCGAACTCGAGGCGCGCGTGCTCGAGGAAGGGCAGTTCGTCGAGAGCGATGCCGACGTTCGGCCGTCCAAGGCGTGGGCCATCGCCATGGTGCTTGCCGTGCCGCTGCTTGCGGTGCTGGTCTATGGCGCGATCGGCGAGCCCGCCGCGCTCGACCCCGAGGCGCGGGTGGCGCAGGCCGAAGCGCCCGCCGAGCAGCTCACCCCGGAGCAGATTTCCGGCCTGGTCGCGCAGCTGGCCGACCGGCTTGCCGAGGATCCGTCCGACGAGACCGGCTGGGCGATGCTCGCGCGCTCCTACACCATGCTCGGCGAGTTCGAGCGCGCGCAGGCCACCTGGGAGCGCATTGGCGCGAACATCCCCGACAATGCGATGCTCATGGCCGACTGGGCCGATCTGCTGGTGGCCGCGCAGCAGGGTGACTTCGAGGGTGAGCCGCGGCGCCTGATCGAGCGCGCGCTGGAACTCGAGCCGGACAACTTCAAGGCGCTCGCGCTGGCCGGCGCGGCTGCCTTCGAGCGCGAGGACTACCCGACCGCGTCGAGCTACTGGGAGCGCATCCTCGAGCAGGTGCCGCGCGAGGATGCGGCCTACGCTTCGGTGGTCGCGAGCATCAACGAGGCGCGCTCGCGCGGCGGAATGGAACTCATGGACGCGCCCGATCTGCCCGCTGCGCCGGCGCCGGTGACGCTGGCCGGGCAGGTGCGTCTGGCCGCCGAGTCGCCCGCGGCCCTGCCGCCACAGGCGACGGCCTTCGTGTTCGTACGCGCGCCCGAAGGCGGCATGCCGTTCGCGGCGATCCGCTTCCCGGCCGCCGATCTGCCGACCACCTTCGACTTTTCCGGCGCGGCGCGCATGAACGATGCCCCGTTGCCCGATGAACTCATGCTCTTCGCGCGCGTGTCGATGTCCGGCGAGGCCGCACCGCAACCGGGGGATCTGGAGGCCACGCCGGTCACTGTGGCCCCGGATGCGAGCGGAGTGGTACTGGTCATCGACCGGGTGCGCGAATAG
- the alr gene encoding alanine racemase, translating to MRPARALIDLDALRHNYRLARARHGARMLAVIKANAYGHGAVQCARALEDEADAFAVAFIDEAMVLREAGILRPILLLEGPFSTEEVQRAAAFDLWPVVHHAGQLAMFDAADLPQPIDVWLKLNTGMNRAGFEPEDVRAAWLRLRDSGNVGEITLMTHLARADEPQVITTDEQVATFDAAIAGLEGPRSLSNSPATLGWPSTHADWGRAGILLYGADPMPDEASGLRAVMTLESEVISVREVPAGTPVGYGARFVTSRPTRLGLVAMGYADGYPRSTRDGTPVAVDGMPARLAGRVSMDLLTVDLTDVPGAGPGSRVELWGPQVPVNRVAQAAGTIAYEVLCNVKRARFEYRG from the coding sequence ATGAGACCCGCCCGCGCCCTGATCGACCTCGACGCGCTGCGTCACAACTACCGCCTCGCGCGTGCGCGCCACGGCGCGCGCATGCTCGCCGTGATCAAGGCCAATGCCTACGGCCACGGCGCGGTGCAGTGCGCGCGCGCGCTCGAGGACGAGGCCGACGCCTTCGCGGTGGCCTTCATCGACGAGGCCATGGTGCTGCGTGAGGCCGGCATCCTGCGCCCCATCCTGTTGCTCGAAGGGCCATTCTCGACCGAGGAGGTGCAGCGCGCCGCGGCCTTCGACCTGTGGCCGGTGGTGCATCACGCCGGCCAGCTGGCGATGTTCGATGCGGCCGACCTGCCGCAGCCGATCGACGTGTGGCTAAAACTCAACACCGGCATGAACCGCGCAGGCTTCGAGCCCGAGGACGTGCGCGCCGCATGGCTGCGCCTGCGCGACTCGGGCAATGTCGGCGAAATCACGCTGATGACGCATCTGGCACGCGCCGACGAACCGCAGGTGATCACCACCGACGAACAGGTCGCCACCTTCGACGCGGCCATCGCCGGGCTCGAAGGTCCGCGCAGCCTGTCGAACTCCCCCGCCACCCTCGGCTGGCCGTCCACCCACGCGGACTGGGGGCGGGCGGGCATCCTGCTGTACGGCGCCGATCCGATGCCCGACGAGGCCAGCGGCCTGCGCGCGGTGATGACGCTGGAGAGCGAGGTGATCTCGGTACGCGAGGTGCCGGCCGGCACGCCCGTGGGCTACGGCGCGCGCTTCGTAACTTCACGGCCCACACGCCTGGGACTGGTGGCGATGGGCTATGCCGACGGTTATCCGCGCAGCACGCGCGACGGCACGCCGGTGGCCGTCGACGGCATGCCGGCGCGGCTCGCCGGACGCGTGTCGATGGACTTGCTGACGGTCGATCTGACCGATGTTCCCGGCGCCGGCCCCGGCAGCCGCGTCGAGCTGTGGGGACCGCAGGTACCGGTCAACCGCGTGGCGCAGGCGGCCGGCACCATCGCCTACGAGGTGCTGTGCAACGTCAAGCGCGCGCGCTTCGAGTATCGCGGCTGA
- a CDS encoding methyl-accepting chemotaxis protein, whose amino-acid sequence MTHAASDAERVLLPYRVQADRLLLLTLVALLAISLGVAAATDTWQLALAVGAPALVVPVLIQRAAPGSLASRIAVACALMVFAALTIQQSRGMMEAHFGIFVLLAFLLYYRDWRPVFAAAVLIAVHHLGFNYLQAANWGGILIFDSGASLWRVALHAAYVVAEAGVLMYLAVRLRREALEAARVASAAEAIGQGELCVPVAQEGGSALLATVETMRKALAATIRDVRHSSGAVSATVDRLKGVSTDVERLMQRQHDETSRLTTSIADMEREVSAHAEHAGEAHQAAEHSGRLAREGSTVVRASIENIGAIERSIRQSASSVEELGARSERVAEMVHLIRDIADQTNLLALNAAIEAARAGEQGRGFAVVADEVRKLAERTSVATGDIGRMIEDIDASRTRALERIAEAVERASAGTTQAGEAEATIVHITDESQRVTEVIADIADTLRQQLAATRQLAGSVAEVDKLSAGCAEAAREVNGEALALDGASGTLVRAVDRFHID is encoded by the coding sequence ATGACTCACGCCGCATCGGACGCCGAGCGCGTCCTCCTTCCGTATCGCGTCCAGGCCGACCGGCTGTTGCTGCTCACCCTCGTCGCCCTGCTGGCCATCTCGCTTGGCGTGGCCGCCGCCACCGACACCTGGCAGCTGGCGCTGGCCGTGGGGGCGCCGGCGCTGGTCGTGCCGGTGCTGATCCAGCGTGCCGCGCCGGGCTCGCTCGCCAGCCGCATCGCCGTGGCCTGTGCGCTGATGGTGTTCGCGGCACTGACCATCCAGCAGTCGCGCGGCATGATGGAGGCGCACTTCGGCATCTTCGTGCTGCTTGCCTTCCTGCTCTACTACCGCGACTGGCGCCCGGTGTTCGCCGCGGCCGTGCTGATCGCGGTGCATCACCTGGGGTTCAACTACCTCCAGGCGGCCAACTGGGGCGGCATCCTGATCTTCGACAGCGGCGCATCACTGTGGCGCGTGGCGCTGCACGCGGCCTATGTGGTCGCCGAAGCCGGCGTGCTCATGTATCTCGCCGTGCGTCTGCGCCGGGAGGCGCTGGAAGCGGCGCGCGTGGCGTCCGCGGCTGAGGCCATCGGCCAGGGCGAGCTGTGCGTGCCGGTCGCTCAGGAAGGCGGCTCCGCCCTGCTCGCGACCGTGGAGACGATGCGCAAGGCGCTGGCGGCGACGATCCGCGACGTGCGCCACAGCTCCGGCGCGGTGTCCGCCACGGTGGACCGTCTCAAGGGGGTGTCCACCGACGTCGAGCGCCTGATGCAGCGCCAGCACGATGAAACCTCGCGTCTGACCACATCGATCGCCGACATGGAGCGCGAAGTCTCGGCCCATGCCGAGCACGCCGGCGAAGCGCACCAGGCGGCCGAGCATTCGGGTCGCCTCGCGCGTGAGGGCAGCACCGTGGTGCGCGCCTCGATCGAGAACATCGGCGCGATCGAGCGCTCCATCCGTCAGTCGGCCTCCAGCGTGGAGGAGCTCGGCGCGCGCAGCGAGCGTGTTGCCGAGATGGTGCACCTGATCCGCGACATCGCCGACCAGACCAACCTGCTCGCGCTCAACGCCGCCATCGAGGCCGCGCGCGCCGGCGAGCAGGGGCGTGGCTTCGCGGTCGTCGCCGACGAGGTACGCAAGCTCGCCGAACGCACCTCGGTCGCCACCGGCGACATCGGACGCATGATCGAGGACATCGACGCCAGCCGCACGCGTGCGCTCGAACGCATCGCCGAAGCGGTCGAGCGCGCCTCGGCCGGCACCACCCAGGCCGGCGAAGCCGAAGCGACCATCGTGCACATCACCGATGAGTCGCAGCGCGTCACCGAGGTCATCGCCGACATCGCCGACACGCTGCGCCAGCAACTGGCGGCGACGCGCCAGCTGGCCGGCAGCGTGGCGGAGGTGGACAAGCTCTCGGCCGGCTGCGCCGAAGCCGCGCGCGAGGTCAACGGCGAGGCGCTCGCCCTCGATGGCGCGTCGGGCACGCTGGTACGTGCGGTCGACCGCTTCCACATCGACTGA
- a CDS encoding alpha/beta fold hydrolase: MQFVRANGLNFCLERRGSGDPVLFLGGTGWDLRDRPNPLDGPLAKHFEVILFDQRGMGQSDKPDIEYSMADYAEDALGILDALGLGSAHVVGFSFGGMVAQELAIRHPERVRRLVLAGATSGGAGGSSYPIQEFLDLDPETRARRGLEVMDLAFTPEWQAANPAEAARLIRERMILAARRADDVALETGKRRQLAARAQHDCFDRLHRIQNPTLVIAGERDGQAPREFVARLAAAIPDARMIVVPGAHHTMLGGSPDAYEAIIAFLRDTG, translated from the coding sequence ATGCAGTTCGTCCGTGCCAACGGCCTCAATTTCTGTCTCGAACGCCGCGGCAGCGGCGATCCGGTGCTGTTCCTCGGCGGCACGGGCTGGGACCTGCGCGACCGCCCCAATCCGCTCGACGGCCCGCTCGCGAAACACTTCGAGGTGATCCTCTTCGACCAGCGCGGCATGGGCCAGAGCGACAAGCCCGACATCGAGTACTCGATGGCCGACTACGCCGAGGACGCGCTCGGCATCCTCGACGCGCTGGGCCTGGGCTCGGCCCACGTAGTGGGCTTCTCCTTCGGCGGCATGGTCGCGCAGGAGCTGGCGATCCGCCATCCGGAACGGGTACGCCGCCTGGTGCTGGCCGGTGCCACCTCGGGCGGCGCGGGCGGCTCGTCCTACCCCATCCAGGAATTCCTCGACCTCGATCCCGAGACGCGCGCGCGCCGCGGGCTCGAAGTCATGGACCTGGCCTTCACGCCCGAGTGGCAGGCGGCCAACCCGGCCGAGGCCGCGCGCCTGATCCGCGAGCGCATGATCCTCGCCGCGCGCCGTGCCGACGACGTGGCACTGGAGACAGGCAAACGCCGCCAGCTCGCGGCACGCGCGCAGCACGACTGTTTCGATCGCCTGCACCGCATCCAGAACCCGACGCTGGTCATCGCCGGAGAACGCGACGGCCAGGCGCCGCGCGAGTTCGTCGCGAGACTCGCCGCGGCGATCCCCGATGCACGCATGATCGTCGTGCCCGGTGCCCACCACACGATGCTCGGCGGGTCTCCCGACGCCTACGAGGCGATCATCGCCTTCCTGCGCGACACCGGCTGA
- a CDS encoding HU family DNA-binding protein, with amino-acid sequence MNKGEFVEALADRMDVSRAQADRALSAVLDLITERMAKGEKVAFTGFGSFEVSSRAARTGRNPQTGASIEIAASKVPKFSAGASLKNSVNGK; translated from the coding sequence ATGAATAAAGGTGAATTTGTCGAAGCCCTGGCTGACCGCATGGATGTCTCCCGCGCTCAAGCCGACCGCGCCCTGTCCGCCGTTCTGGATCTGATCACCGAGCGCATGGCCAAGGGCGAGAAAGTGGCCTTCACGGGCTTCGGTTCCTTCGAGGTGTCCTCGCGCGCCGCGCGCACCGGCCGCAACCCGCAGACCGGCGCGTCGATCGAGATCGCAGCCTCCAAGGTTCCCAAGTTCTCCGCCGGCGCCTCGCTCAAGAACAGCGTCAACGGCAAGTAA
- the nusB gene encoding transcription antitermination factor NusB produces the protein MNGKAARRRAREFALQGVYQWLLSDNSIAMIEDHISQVGGFEQADQEFFTRVLRATVANAEALRADFAPFIHRGVDELSPVEHAILLIGTQELKNDLDTPYRVVINEAIELAKEYGGTDGHRFVNGVLDRLAAQLRCVEVEAARKARGQS, from the coding sequence ATGAACGGCAAGGCTGCACGTCGGCGCGCGCGCGAATTCGCGCTGCAGGGCGTCTATCAATGGCTGCTCTCGGACAACTCGATCGCGATGATTGAGGATCACATCTCGCAGGTGGGTGGCTTCGAGCAGGCCGACCAGGAATTCTTCACGCGCGTGTTGCGCGCGACGGTGGCCAATGCCGAGGCGCTGCGCGCCGACTTCGCGCCGTTCATCCACCGCGGCGTGGACGAGCTCTCGCCGGTCGAGCACGCCATCCTGCTGATCGGCACGCAGGAACTGAAGAACGACCTCGACACGCCCTACCGCGTGGTGATCAACGAGGCCATCGAACTGGCCAAGGAATACGGCGGCACCGACGGCCACCGCTTCGTCAACGGCGTGCTCGACCGCCTCGCCGCGCAACTGCGCTGCGTGGAGGTCGAGGCGGCGCGCAAGGCGCGCGGCCAGTCCTGA
- the ribH gene encoding 6,7-dimethyl-8-ribityllumazine synthase: MSRYHDIPEIESGLDGAELRIGIVTARFNPDVCEGLLAACTDELRRLGVPAASMRIASVPGALEIPLVLQTMARSGRFDALVALGAVIRGETYHFEIVANEMAAGINRVGLDTGMPIANGVLTTEDDDQALARVREKGADCARAAVEMANLLKALR, translated from the coding sequence ATGTCCCGCTACCACGACATTCCCGAAATCGAATCCGGCCTCGACGGCGCCGAACTGCGCATCGGCATCGTCACCGCGCGCTTCAATCCCGATGTATGCGAGGGTCTGCTTGCCGCGTGCACCGACGAGTTGCGCCGCCTGGGCGTGCCGGCCGCATCGATGCGCATCGCCAGCGTGCCCGGCGCGCTCGAAATCCCGCTGGTGCTGCAGACCATGGCGCGCTCGGGGCGCTTCGATGCGCTCGTCGCCCTGGGTGCGGTGATTCGCGGCGAGACCTATCATTTCGAGATCGTCGCCAACGAGATGGCGGCCGGCATCAACCGCGTGGGGCTGGACACCGGAATGCCGATCGCCAACGGCGTGCTCACCACCGAGGACGACGACCAGGCGCTGGCGCGTGTGCGCGAGAAGGGCGCGGACTGCGCGCGTGCCGCCGTCGAGATGGCCAATCTGCTCAAGGCACTGCGATGA